From one Culex quinquefasciatus strain JHB chromosome 3, VPISU_Cqui_1.0_pri_paternal, whole genome shotgun sequence genomic stretch:
- the LOC6034586 gene encoding intraflagellar transport protein 122 homolog, producing MRAIPKWVEKIHDANEKNDVASIHSICFHPEGLQLVVGAGDKVVVYDPLDGNVVSSLRGHKDVVHCVAYAKDGKKFASGSADKTVIIWTNKLEGLLKYSHGDSVQCLSFNPVSHQLASCAVSDFSFWSSEQKAVQKYKTAARVNACAWTNDGQYLALGMANGVISIRNKAGDEKVKIERPGGVNSPIFGLAWNPPAAGSADILCVIDWSQTLSFYSLGGQAIGKERNFNFDPLCLSFFPDGEFLTIAGCNKALQLFTRDGIRLGMLGEQHESWIWATAVNPVGNSIVVGCQDGTLACYNLGFNTVHALYRERYAFRENMCDVIIQHLVSGQKVRIKCRDLVHKIAIYRNRLAVQLPERVVLYELSSAENQPMHYKVKEKIAKKFECSLLVVCAQHLVLCQEKKLQSLDFNGALQREWIMDSFIRYIKVTGGPAGCEGLLLGLKSGQVWRIFLDNSLPILVTTVLSSVRCLDLNATRTKLAVVDDAGRLVVRDLITDTMLYQDANVNSVAWNTHLESMLCYSHTTGGLSVRVGSLPPRSPQSMLGVVVGLCGATAFCLRGNVMSNVPLALGATMWQFVEAGLFEDAYQVACLGVPLSDWEGLAQAALEALNYHIAREAYVKVRNLPWLELINDLKERQKRGDNSKEVLLADTYAFTGKFKEAARLYQKSGNNSKALAMYSDLRMFDLAQEFLKEGSAADKKELIRRRAEWACSVHEPRAAAELLLSAGESQRAIEIVAEQGWTDVLLDIGRRLNASEKEPLELIATHLRRLKALPLAAEIYRKLGEEEQVVQLHVEARDWPEAFRLAEHLPKILPSIHYQHAQWLAESDQFISAHEAYVLAGKPNEATKLLRNLVECAVSEERYLDAGYYTWLRAKQVLKLLDGESILKEQNLVEYKSLQKMASIYYAYSTLNSYLKEPFTSSPPLTLFNTSRFVVNQINGLSAPKGISLFAVYYTLSKQAKVLGANKLHLQINNKLQSLKAPAGIQEQVDISYITSRACPGGFNDPEEYLPMCYRCSNYSPHLHGNRCPNCGQEYVFSYVSFEILPLSEFVPEEGIADQEAERLLMAPPKMNDYGQPDQFIHEDIIDTFSSSLDRDALRAIDPREVIIIKGPSPLRTRYYRNLLPELQITVCPECNNAFHSEDFELQFLQKGYCPFCRTPEDSLVN from the exons CTCGATTTGCTTCCACCCGGAAGGACTTCAGCTGGTGGTGGGTGCCGGCGATAAGGTGGTTGTGTACGACCCACTGGACGGAAACGTCGTGAGCTCGTTGAGGGGACACAAAGATGTGGTGCACTGTGTGGCTTACGCAAAGGATGGCAAAAAGTTTGCGTCCGGAAGTGCCGACAAGACGGTCATCATTTGGACGAATAAGCTCGAGGGGCTGCTCAAGTACTC CCACGGTGACTCGGTCCAGTGCCTGTCGTTCAACCCGGTGTCCCACCAGCTGGCCTCGTGTGCCGTGTCGGACTTTTCCTTCTGGTCGTCGGAGCAGAAAGCGGTCCAGAAGTACAAAACCGCAGCCCGGGTTAACGCGTGCGCCTGGACCAACGATGGCCAATATCTGGCGCTGGGCATGGCCAACGGGGTCATTTCGATCCGCAACAAGGCGGGGGACGAGAAGGTCAAGATCGAGCGGCCGGGGGGCGTTAACAGTCCGATCTTTGGGCTGGCGTGGAATCCTCCGGCGGCCGGTTCGGCGGACATTTTGTGCGTGATCGATTGGAGCCAAACGTTGTCGTTTTACTCGCTTGGCGGGCAGGCGATCGGGAAGGAGCGGAACTTTAACTTTGATCCGCTGTGCTTGAGCTTCTTTCCGGATGGGGAGTTTTTGACTATTGCCGGGTGTAACAAGGCGCTGCAGCTGTTTACGCGGGACGGAATTCGGTTGGGGATGCTGGGCGAGCAGCACGAGTCGTGGATTTGGGCGACCGCTGTGAATCCGGTTGGGAATTCGATTGTTGTGGGGTGTCAGGACGGAACGTTGGCGTGTTATAATTTGGGGTTCAACACGGTCCATGCATTGTATAGAGAGCGCTACGCATTCCGCGAAAATATGTGCGATGTGATTATACAACATTTGGTTTCCGGGCAGAAGGTTCGCATCAAGTGTCGTGATCTGGTGCACAAGATTGCGATTTATCGTAACAGGCTGGCGGTTCAGCTGCCGGAACGGGTTGTATTGTACGAGCTGAGTTCAGCGGAGAATCAACCGATGCACTACAAGGTGAAGGAGAAGATCGCCAAGAAGTTTGAGTGTAGTTTGCTGGTGGTTTGCGCGCAGCATTTAGTGCTGTGTCAGGAGAAAAAGCTACAGAGTTTGGACTTCAATGGAGCTCTGCAGAGGGAGTGGATTATGGATAGCTTTATCCGGTACATCAAGGTTACGGGAGGCCCAGCTGGTTGTGAGGGGCTCTTGCTCGGGTTGAAGTCCGGCCAGGTGTGGCGGATATTCCTGGACAACTCGTTGCCCATTTTGGTGACCACGGTTCTGTCGTCAGTGCGATGTCTCGATCTAAACGCCACGCGTACCAAACTCGCAGTCGTGGACGACGCAGGACGGTTGGTGGTTCGCGATCTGATAACCGATACGATGCTCTACCAGGACGCGAATGTGAACTCTGTTGCGTGGAACACCCACCTGGAGTCGATGCTGTGCTACTCGCATACCACGGGTGGATTGAGCGTTCGCGTTGGTTCGTTACCGCCGCGGAGTCCACAGTCGATGCTCGGGGTGGTCGTTGGACTGTGCGGAGCGACGGCGTTTTGTCTGCGCGGGAACGTGATGAGTAACGTCCCGTTGGCGCTGGGTGCCACGATGTGGCAGTTCGTGGAGGCAGGGCTGTTTGA GGACGCCTACCAGGTAGCTTGCTTGGGAGTACCACTATCGGACTGGGAAGGTTTGGCGCAAGCAGCGCTTGAAGCTCTCAACTACCACATTGCTCGTGAGGCATACGTCAAGGTTCGCAATCTACCGTGGCTGGAGCTGATCAACGATCTCAAAGAACGTCAAAAGCGTGGAGATAACTCAAAGGAGGTTCTCCTGGCGGACACGTACGCCTTCACAGGCAAGTTCAAGGAAGCTGCTCGTCTGTACCAAAAGTCCGGCAACAACAGCAAAGCACTGGCAATGTACAGCGATCTGCGGATGTTCGATCTGGCGCAGGAATTCTTGAAGGAAGGAAGTGCCGCTGACAAGAAGGAACTGATCCGTAGACGGGCCGAGTGGGCATGTTCGGTGCATGAGCCGAGAGCTGCGGCGGAACTGTTGCTGTCCGCTGGGGAGTCCCAGCGGGCGATCGAGATCGTGGCCGAGCAAGGGTGGACCGATGTTCTGTTGGATATCGGACGGCGCTTGAATGCGTCTGAGAAGGAACCGCTGGAACTGATCGCGACTCACTTGAGAAGATTGAAGGCACTGCCGCTTGCGGCGGAAATTTACCGCAAGTTGGGCGAAGAGGAGCAGGTTGTTCAGCTACATGTCGAGGCGCGGGATTGGCCGGAAGCTTTCCGGTTGGCCGAACATTTGCCCAAGATATTGCCGTCGATTCATTACCAGCACGCGCAGTGGCTGGCAGAGTCGGATCAGTTCATATCCGCGCACGAAGCGTACGTACTAGCTGGAAAGCCAAACGAGGCGACTAAACTGCTGAGAAACCTCGTAGAATGCGCTGTATCGGAAGAACGCTATTTGGACGCCGGTTACTACACGTGGCTCAGAGCCAAACAGGTTCTAAAACTGCTAGACGGTGAATCCATCCTGAAGGAGCAGAACCTCGTCGAGTACAAATCGCTGCAAAAGATGGCTTCAATCTACTACGCGTACAGCACGCTGAACTCATACCTGAAAGAACCGTTCACGAGCAGCCCTCCGTTGACCCTGTTCAACACGAGTCGTTTCGTCGTAAACCAGATCAATGGACTGTCTGCCCCGAAAGGAATCAGTTTATT TGCCGTTTACTACACGCTCTCCAAGCAGGCCAAGGTCCTCGGAGCCAACAAGCTGCATCTGCAGATCAACAACAAGCTGCAATCGCTCAAGGCCCCAGCCGGCATCCAGGAACAGGTGGACATCAGCTACATCACCAGTCGAGCTTGTCCGGGGGGCTTCAACGACCCAGAAGAGTACCTGCCGATGTGCTACCGCTGCTCGAACTACAGCCCCCATCTGCACGGCAATCGCTGTCCAAACTGCGGCCAAGAGTACGTGTTTTCGTACGTGTCGTTCGAGATTCTGCCGCTGTCGGAGTTCGTCCCGGAGGAGGGCATTGCCGATCAGGAGGCGGAACGGTTGTTGATGGCACCACCCAAGATGAACGATTACGGCCAGCCGGATCAGTTTATTCATGAG